From Jeotgalibaca dankookensis, one genomic window encodes:
- a CDS encoding M24 family metallopeptidase produces the protein MNVKFKKNKLPLADNSGVPIPLTDATINKRYHNLLTTMQEKDISSLIIYGDKEHGGSFEYLVGFVPRFEEGLLIVNADGSNYLILGNENYNKVKYSRIKATGIKCSLFSLPNQPMGDAGELDNILSSIQIDQSKKVGMVGWKLIPNMLNQYDLPEFIVNAVKNNVHNEKLTNATSLLISPEYGVRIENNANEIAHYEYGASLASDAVLDAMNSLEVGISELEAGEKLTKHGQYNNVVTIASFGERFANANLYPTEKTLSVGNKVALTASYRGGLSSRTGYAVTSLTELEEIDPGYFQEVVVPYYQAYIYWLSNIQIGMDAGKFYDDFNDYYPQEKYGWELCPGHLTADDEWLSSPFYKGSTATVKNGMIFQVDFIPSQSPHHGVSAESTIALADQTLREEIKTNYPDLWTRILNRREFLEQELNIHLSDEVLPLASTLGYYRPFMLNKEIALYL, from the coding sequence ATGAACGTCAAATTTAAAAAAAACAAATTACCCCTAGCTGATAACTCGGGGGTACCAATTCCTTTGACAGACGCGACCATTAATAAAAGATATCACAACTTATTAACGACCATGCAAGAAAAAGATATTTCTTCCTTAATTATTTATGGCGATAAAGAACATGGTGGAAGTTTTGAGTATCTAGTGGGTTTTGTCCCAAGATTTGAAGAGGGACTTTTAATCGTAAACGCCGATGGTTCCAACTATTTAATATTAGGAAATGAAAACTATAATAAAGTTAAATATTCAAGAATTAAAGCAACAGGTATTAAGTGTTCATTGTTTTCATTACCAAACCAACCAATGGGAGACGCAGGAGAACTAGATAACATTCTTTCTTCCATTCAAATCGATCAGTCAAAAAAAGTGGGTATGGTTGGTTGGAAATTAATACCAAATATGCTGAATCAGTACGATTTACCAGAATTTATTGTAAATGCAGTAAAAAATAACGTTCATAACGAAAAGTTAACTAATGCAACCTCATTGTTAATAAGTCCCGAATACGGCGTTCGAATAGAAAATAACGCTAATGAAATTGCACATTACGAATACGGAGCATCTTTGGCGTCCGATGCCGTACTAGATGCGATGAATAGTTTAGAAGTTGGCATTAGTGAGTTAGAAGCCGGAGAAAAACTAACGAAGCACGGTCAATACAATAACGTTGTCACCATTGCTTCATTTGGAGAAAGATTTGCTAATGCTAATCTATACCCAACTGAAAAAACTTTGAGTGTAGGAAATAAAGTGGCTTTAACCGCTTCTTACCGAGGTGGGTTATCAAGTCGAACAGGATACGCTGTAACCTCCCTAACAGAATTAGAAGAAATTGACCCGGGTTATTTCCAAGAAGTTGTCGTCCCTTACTATCAAGCTTACATTTACTGGTTAAGTAACATTCAAATAGGAATGGATGCAGGTAAATTTTATGATGATTTTAATGACTACTATCCACAAGAAAAATACGGTTGGGAACTATGTCCCGGTCATTTAACTGCGGATGATGAATGGTTGAGTTCACCCTTTTACAAAGGATCCACAGCTACCGTTAAAAACGGCATGATATTCCAAGTAGATTTTATTCCTTCTCAATCTCCTCACCATGGTGTTTCGGCTGAATCAACAATTGCATTGGCAGATCAGACGCTACGGGAAGAAATAAAAACGAATTATCCAGATTTATGGACTCGAATTTTGAATCGTCGTGAATTTCTAGAACAAGAATTAAATATTCATTTATCAGATGAAGTCCTACCGCTTGCAAGTACTTTAGGTTACTACAGACCCTTTATGTTAAACAAGGAAATTGCCCTGTATCTCTAA
- a CDS encoding DUF924 family protein, with protein sequence MEYQEVLDFWFKEVDPEKHFIKDENLDEEIKQRFSEVHRQAAAGELWQWRETIQGRLAEIIVLDQFSRNMYRGQAKAFSTDGMALILAQEAIRTKEAQKLPTNQRSFLYMPFMHSESMAIHDIAMELFSEVGMEETLQYEIGHREIIAQFGRYPHRNEALSRVSTSEEVAYMKENEGF encoded by the coding sequence ATGGAATATCAAGAAGTATTAGACTTTTGGTTTAAGGAAGTAGATCCTGAGAAACATTTTATAAAAGATGAAAACCTTGATGAGGAAATTAAACAGCGATTTTCTGAAGTGCATCGCCAAGCAGCTGCAGGAGAACTATGGCAGTGGAGAGAAACGATTCAAGGGCGACTGGCAGAAATTATTGTACTTGATCAATTTTCACGTAATATGTACAGAGGGCAAGCAAAAGCATTTTCTACCGACGGAATGGCACTTATCTTAGCACAAGAAGCCATTCGTACGAAAGAAGCCCAAAAGCTTCCAACGAATCAGCGTTCCTTTTTATACATGCCTTTTATGCATTCAGAGTCCATGGCTATTCATGATATTGCTATGGAACTCTTTTCTGAAGTAGGTATGGAAGAGACACTCCAATATGAAATAGGACACCGTGAAATTATTGCACAATTCGGGAGATACCCTCATCGAAATGAAGCGTTGAGTCGTGTCTCTACTTCAGAAGAGGTAGCGTATATGAAGGAAAACGAAGGGTTTTAA
- the nhaC gene encoding Na+/H+ antiporter NhaC, whose amino-acid sequence MNKKNKPSIVEASIVLGIVIMSIAFGVIGLKVSPNIAILFSIALVMVYAGIKKISFDQLHEGIVNGIKPGIIPIFIFILVGALIAVWIQAGIIPTLMVKGFQVISIKWFVPSVFIVCAIVGSAVGSAFTVMSTIGIAFFGIGTTLGIHPPLIVGAIASGAIFGDKMSPLSESTNLAAAIAEVDLFKHIKHMSWSTIPAFTVSLILFSIFGITNQSAPLLEIQEVIQVLESNYTITNWAFIPILLMFACAWRKIPAILTILINIGVAILFIFFQNPSVKITEIASSIESGFVSITGNQQIDALLSRGGIESMMPTVSLIILTLSLGGLLMETELIGTVMTSLSKKIHTVSGVVIATLLTSIGVNIFIGEQFLSVILPGNAFKEIYKEKNLDLSVLSRTLEDGGTVINYLIPWGIAGSFVAGTFGVPTLTYLPFVFFSLLSPIFSILSALTGFGIKMATPKVEETFG is encoded by the coding sequence ATGAATAAAAAAAATAAACCAAGTATTGTAGAAGCAAGTATTGTATTAGGAATCGTTATTATGAGTATAGCTTTTGGGGTGATTGGATTAAAAGTTTCACCAAATATCGCGATTTTATTTTCAATTGCACTAGTCATGGTTTACGCAGGCATCAAGAAAATATCGTTTGATCAGTTGCATGAAGGAATCGTCAATGGCATTAAACCAGGTATTATTCCTATTTTTATCTTTATTTTAGTAGGAGCCCTCATAGCAGTCTGGATTCAAGCCGGTATTATTCCAACCCTGATGGTAAAAGGGTTTCAAGTGATTAGTATCAAATGGTTTGTTCCTTCCGTCTTTATCGTCTGCGCCATTGTAGGGAGTGCAGTAGGGAGTGCCTTCACTGTCATGTCGACTATTGGGATTGCTTTTTTTGGAATTGGTACGACACTCGGAATTCACCCCCCTCTTATTGTTGGTGCAATTGCATCGGGTGCTATCTTTGGAGACAAAATGTCGCCCTTATCTGAATCGACAAACTTGGCTGCTGCCATTGCAGAAGTTGATTTATTTAAACATATTAAGCACATGTCTTGGTCTACAATTCCGGCTTTTACTGTTTCTTTGATCCTTTTTTCTATTTTTGGAATAACCAATCAATCTGCACCACTTTTGGAGATTCAAGAAGTGATTCAGGTTTTAGAAAGTAACTACACCATTACGAATTGGGCATTCATTCCCATTTTATTGATGTTCGCCTGTGCTTGGAGAAAAATCCCAGCCATCTTAACGATTCTAATTAACATTGGAGTAGCCATTCTTTTTATCTTTTTCCAAAATCCTTCGGTAAAAATTACCGAAATTGCTTCTTCAATTGAATCTGGCTTTGTTTCGATAACTGGCAACCAACAGATTGATGCCCTACTTTCGCGTGGAGGAATCGAAAGTATGATGCCGACGGTTTCTCTTATCATTCTTACCCTGTCTTTAGGTGGTTTATTAATGGAGACAGAGCTGATTGGCACGGTGATGACTTCTTTGTCTAAAAAAATTCACACGGTATCAGGTGTTGTGATTGCGACTTTGCTTACTTCCATTGGTGTTAATATTTTTATCGGCGAACAATTTCTGTCGGTAATTTTACCAGGAAATGCTTTCAAAGAAATTTACAAAGAAAAAAATCTTGATTTGTCTGTATTAAGTCGTACTTTAGAAGATGGCGGAACCGTCATTAACTACTTAATTCCTTGGGGAATTGCCGGTAGTTTTGTGGCCGGTACATTCGGAGTGCCAACCCTCACCTATTTACCTTTTGTATTTTTCAGTCTACTATCTCCTATTTTTTCTATCTTGAGTGCCTTGACTGGATTCGGTATTAAAATGGCCACTCCAAAAGTAGAAGAAACTTTTGGATAA
- the nagE gene encoding N-acetylglucosamine-specific PTS transporter subunit IIBC — translation MKAYMQRMGRSLMLPVATLPIAALFMGIGYWIDPTAWGANNILAAFLIKTGGTILDNLGILFAVGLAIGMSKDKDGSSALAGLVAFLTPITLVSSSSVALFTGQETVNVAFEAINNKNVFIGILAGLIAAAMYNRFSQVKLPMALAFFSGKRSVPIVTAGVMAVVSALLIFVWPPVYNALVSFGGMISGLGAVGAGLYGFFNRLLIPTGLHHALNNVFWFNLAGIDDIGKFWASEGIKGVTGMYQAGFFPVMMFGLPAGAFAIYRSARPEKKKEVASLMIAAAFASFFTGVTEPLEFSFMFVAWPLFVVHAFLTGISLFIAATFQWTAGFNFSAGLVDFVLSLRVPIANQPLMLLVLGLVMAVVYYFTFMFVIKKFNLMTPGREESSPEDFENEETIAAGDDKFAVMAGRLYEALGGIDNITSIDNCTTRLRLQVKDTSLVDQDMIKKTGVPGQKLIDATNYQVIVGTEVQFVADALAQLHGQPVKTTGAYNPSQPEAVEIAKKQEIYSVANGTVILIEEVNDDVFSNKMMGDGFAVIPTNGDIFAPIAGKVLSVFPTKHAVGIQTASSIEVLLHMGIDTVSLNGEPFTVYIEEGQQIARGQLIATVDLQALEEANRSNDMIVIFTNGDLVEDLEINTGDSLANEVIGSVESK, via the coding sequence ATGAAAGCATATATGCAACGAATGGGACGCTCCTTAATGCTCCCAGTAGCAACTTTACCTATTGCAGCCTTATTTATGGGGATCGGTTACTGGATTGACCCAACAGCCTGGGGTGCAAATAACATCCTAGCAGCCTTCTTGATTAAAACAGGAGGAACAATTTTAGATAATTTAGGTATTCTATTTGCAGTTGGTTTAGCAATTGGGATGTCGAAAGACAAAGATGGTTCTTCTGCTTTAGCAGGTTTGGTTGCCTTCTTAACTCCTATTACCCTTGTCAGTTCTAGTTCGGTAGCTTTGTTTACCGGCCAAGAAACTGTTAACGTAGCTTTTGAAGCAATTAATAATAAAAATGTGTTTATTGGGATACTAGCTGGTTTAATCGCAGCTGCCATGTATAACCGCTTTTCTCAAGTAAAATTACCAATGGCTTTAGCTTTTTTCAGCGGGAAAAGATCCGTGCCGATTGTAACCGCCGGCGTAATGGCAGTCGTTTCAGCGCTACTCATTTTTGTATGGCCACCTGTTTATAACGCCTTAGTTTCCTTTGGCGGAATGATTTCAGGTTTGGGTGCAGTAGGTGCTGGCCTTTATGGTTTCTTTAACCGACTACTGATCCCGACAGGTCTACACCACGCATTGAATAACGTCTTTTGGTTCAACTTAGCCGGAATTGATGATATTGGTAAGTTCTGGGCAAGTGAAGGCATTAAAGGGGTTACCGGAATGTATCAAGCTGGTTTCTTCCCAGTTATGATGTTCGGATTGCCTGCAGGTGCTTTCGCTATTTATCGATCTGCTCGTCCTGAAAAGAAAAAAGAAGTGGCATCATTGATGATTGCTGCCGCCTTTGCTTCTTTCTTTACGGGTGTAACAGAACCATTAGAATTCTCCTTTATGTTTGTTGCTTGGCCTTTGTTTGTCGTTCACGCTTTCCTGACAGGGATTTCCTTGTTCATTGCTGCTACCTTCCAATGGACAGCAGGATTTAACTTCAGTGCTGGTTTAGTGGACTTCGTTTTAAGTTTACGAGTTCCTATCGCAAATCAGCCATTAATGCTCCTTGTATTGGGACTCGTTATGGCAGTTGTATACTATTTCACCTTTATGTTTGTAATCAAGAAATTTAATTTAATGACACCAGGACGTGAAGAGTCTTCTCCTGAGGATTTTGAAAATGAAGAAACAATCGCTGCTGGTGATGATAAATTTGCAGTAATGGCAGGACGATTGTATGAAGCTCTTGGCGGTATCGATAACATAACTTCCATCGATAATTGCACGACTCGCTTACGTTTGCAAGTAAAAGATACCAGTTTAGTTGATCAAGATATGATTAAGAAAACCGGCGTTCCTGGTCAAAAATTAATTGATGCGACAAACTATCAGGTCATTGTTGGAACCGAAGTTCAATTCGTAGCGGATGCTTTGGCTCAGCTTCATGGACAACCTGTAAAAACAACAGGTGCATATAACCCATCACAACCTGAAGCGGTAGAAATAGCTAAAAAACAAGAAATTTATTCAGTTGCAAATGGAACGGTCATTCTTATTGAGGAAGTAAATGATGATGTTTTCTCCAATAAAATGATGGGCGATGGTTTTGCTGTTATCCCAACAAATGGGGATATCTTTGCACCAATCGCTGGTAAAGTATTAAGTGTTTTTCCTACTAAACATGCAGTCGGTATCCAAACAGCTTCTAGTATTGAAGTATTGTTGCATATGGGTATTGACACCGTTAGCTTAAACGGTGAACCTTTTACTGTTTATATAGAAGAAGGACAGCAAATCGCACGCGGTCAATTGATTGCTACTGTTGATTTACAAGCTTTAGAAGAAGCCAATCGCTCTAACGACATGATTGTCATTTTCACAAATGGTGACCTCGTTGAAGACCTTGAAATCAACACTGGTGACTCTCTTGCTAACGAAGTCATTGGTTCCGTGGAAAGTAAATAA